In Bacilli bacterium, a single window of DNA contains:
- a CDS encoding stalk domain-containing protein, with amino-acid sequence MGKRIWLRLAIGLRICVALFLVCACAGEWLPPSFANAAGISFTESPQGITGLSRPEIHFTITETDVAGKLIQRKMLLDGLEVASEFDAATQSLSYTPDSNLRPGKHTVEVILQYAGYEPFSERWEFTVSEHAVDKRDIVISPEQRAGLRALNDFRLLNGLKPVGFNVALVYAAQRHAHYLFANKVDADVASLHVEDPSGQGFIGRDIAERRNFVGYVKPVSEDVSFATGTLIQSIDALFDAPYHRIPFLMPSLTEVGIAKEGEYTVIEFGFSEAEQETTSLIVSPAPGDPGVPARFDGHEAPDPLRKHRPAKYPVGYPLMGVVSGNDVQSVRLVDYSLTDSSGKAMSLAANTPANDDHLQHEIILIPRNPLKPDTGYTASMTVEITHTDGTTQTLKKEWIFRTEGTEDEGKNLLHADAASYVQKLGQTDISRHVATFALNGDSYTLDGVKHPMKPPYLQDGSAYLWVRDLANALGAPVEWDNETHAAIYRKGGRTVVFFTRENTVLINESVLKPKTGALVKNDSTFIPVRLLSEALGCDVEYDGAAKTVTIIY; translated from the coding sequence GTGGGAAAGCGGATTTGGTTGCGGCTTGCCATAGGCTTGCGGATCTGCGTCGCGCTCTTTCTAGTATGCGCATGTGCCGGGGAATGGCTGCCGCCTTCCTTTGCGAATGCCGCCGGCATTTCTTTTACGGAAAGTCCGCAAGGCATAACGGGACTTAGCCGTCCGGAAATTCACTTCACCATTACGGAGACAGATGTCGCCGGCAAACTGATTCAGCGTAAAATGTTACTCGACGGTCTTGAAGTTGCGTCCGAATTTGATGCGGCAACGCAGTCGCTGTCGTATACGCCGGATTCAAATCTTCGTCCCGGGAAACATACCGTCGAAGTCATCCTGCAATATGCCGGCTACGAACCATTCAGCGAACGGTGGGAATTCACCGTCAGCGAACATGCCGTGGATAAGCGGGACATTGTCATTTCGCCGGAGCAACGGGCCGGTTTGCGCGCGCTGAACGATTTTCGCCTGCTGAACGGTCTGAAGCCGGTAGGCTTTAACGTTGCATTGGTTTACGCCGCGCAGCGGCATGCGCATTATTTGTTTGCCAACAAGGTGGATGCCGATGTTGCTTCGCTGCATGTCGAAGACCCGTCAGGACAAGGCTTTATCGGCCGGGATATTGCTGAGCGGAGAAATTTTGTCGGCTATGTTAAGCCGGTTTCGGAGGACGTATCGTTTGCCACCGGCACATTGATTCAGTCGATCGATGCTCTGTTTGACGCGCCCTATCATCGCATTCCGTTCCTTATGCCTTCCCTGACAGAGGTTGGCATCGCCAAGGAAGGCGAATATACGGTCATCGAGTTTGGTTTTTCCGAAGCGGAGCAAGAAACCACATCACTAATCGTTTCGCCGGCTCCCGGCGATCCCGGCGTGCCGGCCCGGTTCGACGGCCATGAGGCGCCGGACCCGCTTAGGAAACATCGGCCGGCAAAGTATCCGGTCGGCTATCCGCTCATGGGGGTTGTGAGCGGGAATGACGTTCAGTCTGTCCGTTTGGTTGACTACAGCCTGACCGACAGCAGCGGAAAAGCGATGAGCCTTGCAGCCAACACACCTGCCAACGATGATCATTTGCAACATGAAATCATTCTCATACCGCGAAATCCGTTAAAGCCGGATACCGGCTATACGGCCAGCATGACCGTGGAAATCACCCATACGGACGGCACGACGCAGACGCTTAAGAAAGAGTGGATCTTCCGCACGGAGGGGACTGAGGACGAAGGCAAAAATTTGCTGCATGCCGACGCCGCTTCCTATGTGCAAAAACTTGGACAGACGGACATCAGCCGACATGTCGCAACGTTTGCGCTGAATGGCGACTCGTATACGCTGGACGGCGTTAAGCATCCGATGAAGCCGCCTTATTTGCAGGACGGCAGTGCGTATTTGTGGGTTCGCGACCTCGCGAATGCGCTTGGCGCCCCGGTGGAATGGGACAACGAAACGCATGCCGCCATTTACAGGAAGGGCGGTCGGACGGTTGTTTTCTTTACGCGGGAAAATACCGTGCTTATTAATGAAAGTGTGCTGAAGCCCAAAACCGGCGCGTTGGTGAAGAACGACAGCACCTTCATTCCCGTTCGGTTGTTGTCCGAGGCGCTAGGGTGCGATGTCGAATACGACGGAGCAGCGAAAACCGTTACCATCATTTATTGA
- a CDS encoding LLM class flavin-dependent oxidoreductase translates to MEIGISTFVETTPDVRTGEVISHAQRLREVVEEIVLADRVGLDVFGVGEHHRKDFASSSPAVVLAAAAAQTKRIRLTSAVTVLSSDDPVRVFQDFATLDGISNGRAEIMAGRGSFIESFPLFGYDLRNYDELFAEKLDLLLKIRETEKVTWKGTYRSAIQNLGVYPRPVQNPLPVWVASGGNVESVIRAGTLGLPLVLAIIGGKPTQFAPLVQIYKQAAAKAGHDPATLPVASHSHGFIAKDANAAAETFFPSTQFVMNVIGRERGWGHYSRSTYDAARSFTGALYVGDPDFVAQKIIYLRKQVGITRFFLHVPLGTMPHEDVLQAIELLGTEVAPRVKAEVSAWERAQKP, encoded by the coding sequence GTGGAGATCGGGATCAGTACGTTTGTCGAGACGACACCGGATGTGCGAACCGGCGAAGTGATCAGCCATGCGCAACGATTGCGTGAGGTTGTGGAAGAAATTGTGCTGGCCGATCGTGTCGGCCTCGATGTTTTTGGTGTGGGCGAGCATCACCGCAAAGATTTCGCGTCTTCCTCTCCGGCTGTTGTGCTTGCCGCAGCCGCCGCGCAGACAAAACGGATTCGTTTGACAAGCGCGGTAACGGTGCTTTCTTCCGACGATCCCGTGCGCGTGTTTCAGGATTTTGCAACGCTTGACGGAATCTCGAACGGCAGGGCGGAAATCATGGCGGGCCGGGGCTCGTTCATTGAGTCGTTTCCGCTGTTCGGCTATGATTTGCGGAATTATGACGAGTTGTTTGCAGAAAAGCTGGACCTGCTGCTTAAAATCCGCGAGACCGAAAAGGTAACTTGGAAAGGGACGTACCGATCGGCCATTCAAAATCTGGGCGTCTATCCGCGCCCTGTGCAAAACCCTTTGCCGGTATGGGTCGCTAGCGGCGGGAATGTGGAATCCGTCATACGTGCCGGCACGCTTGGTTTGCCGCTTGTTCTGGCTATTATTGGCGGGAAGCCAACGCAGTTTGCGCCGCTCGTGCAAATTTACAAGCAAGCGGCGGCCAAAGCCGGGCACGACCCGGCAACGTTGCCGGTAGCGTCGCATTCGCACGGTTTCATCGCGAAAGACGCGAATGCGGCTGCCGAAACGTTTTTCCCATCCACCCAGTTTGTCATGAATGTGATCGGGCGCGAGCGGGGATGGGGGCATTATAGCCGATCAACCTACGATGCCGCAAGGAGCTTTACGGGAGCGTTGTATGTGGGCGATCCGGACTTTGTCGCGCAAAAAATCATTTACCTGCGCAAACAGGTAGGCATCACGCGCTTTTTTCTGCACGTCCCACTCGGCACCATGCCGCATGAAGATGTTCTGCAAGCCATTGAACTGCTTGGCACGGAAGTGGCGCCGCGGGTGAAAGCGGAAGTTTCCGCGTGGGAGCGTGCGCAAAAGCCGTAA